One genomic segment of Amycolatopsis sp. Hca4 includes these proteins:
- a CDS encoding sulfite exporter TauE/SafE family protein — MIGWFALGAIPFAVAEGLLLTHAPLAPLKRLLGLFLIGVVVWRCLQRRPRPPAEPSLALVGAASGLGSALLGSVGPLTAPFFLALGLTRGAYIGTEAASALTMHLTKIATHSAGACSPAKSCSSARPSPLPRCSAPGPARRSSAGSANASSSCSSNSASSSPAPSSSPASDHGHFSPTLIKQTTADRGHKQRTSAVSSRRHNH; from the coding sequence GTGATCGGCTGGTTCGCGCTCGGCGCGATCCCCTTCGCGGTCGCCGAGGGCCTGCTGCTCACCCACGCCCCGCTCGCCCCGCTCAAGCGCCTCCTGGGTCTGTTCCTGATCGGCGTCGTCGTCTGGCGATGTTTGCAACGCCGGCCACGCCCACCCGCAGAACCCTCACTCGCGCTCGTCGGCGCCGCCTCCGGACTCGGGTCCGCGCTGCTGGGCTCGGTCGGCCCGCTGACCGCGCCGTTCTTCCTCGCCCTCGGCCTGACCCGAGGCGCCTACATCGGTACCGAAGCAGCCAGCGCGTTGACTATGCACCTGACCAAGATCGCCACCCACAGCGCCGGCGCCTGCTCACCCGCCAAGTCCTGCTCTTCGGCGCGGCCCTCACCCCTGCCACGCTGCTCGGCGCCTGGACCGGCAAGAAGATCGTCGGCCGGATCAGCGAACGCGTCTTCGTCCTGCTCGTCGAACTCGGCCTCATCGTCGCCGGCGCCCTCTTCCTCGCCGGCCTCTGACCACGGCCACTTCTCACCGACATTGATCAAGCAAACGACCGCCGACCGCGGTCACAAACAACGTACATCCGCGGTCAGTTCACGCCGTCACAACCACTAG
- a CDS encoding tetratricopeptide repeat protein, with product MTTSIHGDLVATDHGAAVGVVHGKLNLHPPPPRPAPPIPRQLPAAPGLFTGRTTELARLDRALTHAAAPQGPGTDTREPTTAAPTTGPAPAAATVLVSAIGGAGGIGKTWLALAWAYRHLEQFPDGQLFVDLHGFSPTGEPVQPAVAVRGFLDALGVEANRIPTDLDAQARLYRSLVAGRRMLIVLDNAATSDQVAPLLPGSPSCTVLVTGRHRLASLIDRHGACHLPLDVLSPGEARGLLVARLGADRVAAEPEAVDELIGLCGGHPLALSITARTAGTRPGVALAEAAAELRDLGLEALDHDTDPAASLPTVLSWSLRDLTDEQRRVFALLGIAPGPDTTPPATAALAALPAHLARRALSGLENASLLERRPDGRYAMHDLIRRYATDTAHTTLPEDVREAALTRVGDFHLHTAHAADRLLEPHGALLPPEPSAPGVHPHPLPDPAAAMAWLDAEHATLLATQRTAATLGHHHTVWHLAWNLHTFHHRRGHRHDTVTTWQAALHAADHLSDPATHSRTHRNLGNACARLGLHEQATTHLEQALNLALHHHDPTDQAHTHQALAMAWGRRGDERQALEHAHRALDLFRALDLPVWEASSLNQVGWHAARLGRFDTAREHCRAALTLYQHHHDPDGEANTLDSLGYIAHHTGDYHQALVYYQSALALFRGIGNAYAVADTLDSLGHPYAALGRHAQARTVWREALELYRDQGRDADAERVQHQLDDLDHT from the coding sequence GTGACCACGAGCATTCACGGAGACCTCGTCGCCACCGATCACGGTGCCGCCGTCGGTGTGGTGCACGGCAAACTGAACCTGCACCCGCCACCCCCGCGACCCGCGCCGCCCATCCCGCGGCAGCTGCCCGCCGCACCGGGACTGTTCACCGGCCGGACCACGGAACTGGCCCGCCTGGACCGCGCCCTGACCCACGCCGCCGCACCGCAGGGACCAGGCACCGACACGCGGGAACCGACCACCGCAGCCCCCACCACCGGCCCGGCACCTGCGGCAGCGACGGTGCTGGTCTCGGCGATCGGCGGCGCCGGGGGCATCGGCAAGACCTGGCTCGCCCTGGCCTGGGCATACCGGCATCTGGAGCAGTTTCCCGACGGGCAGCTGTTCGTCGACCTGCACGGCTTCAGCCCCACCGGCGAACCGGTGCAGCCGGCGGTGGCGGTGCGCGGGTTCCTCGACGCCCTGGGCGTCGAGGCGAACCGGATCCCCACCGACCTCGACGCCCAAGCGAGGCTCTACCGCAGCCTGGTGGCCGGGAGGCGGATGCTCATCGTGCTGGACAACGCCGCCACCAGCGACCAGGTCGCCCCGCTACTGCCCGGCTCGCCGTCCTGCACGGTGCTGGTCACCGGCCGGCATCGGCTGGCCTCGTTGATCGACCGGCACGGCGCCTGCCATCTGCCCCTGGACGTCCTGTCCCCCGGGGAGGCCCGCGGCCTGCTGGTCGCCCGCCTGGGCGCCGACCGCGTCGCCGCCGAACCCGAGGCGGTGGACGAGCTGATCGGGCTGTGCGGGGGCCACCCGCTGGCGTTGTCGATCACCGCGCGCACCGCCGGCACGCGCCCCGGCGTTGCGTTGGCCGAGGCCGCCGCCGAACTGCGCGACCTCGGCCTGGAGGCGCTCGACCACGACACCGACCCGGCCGCCAGCCTGCCCACCGTGCTGTCCTGGTCACTGCGCGACCTCACCGACGAGCAACGACGTGTGTTCGCGTTGCTGGGCATCGCCCCCGGCCCGGACACCACCCCGCCCGCCACCGCCGCCCTCGCTGCTCTGCCCGCCCATCTCGCCCGCCGGGCGCTGAGCGGGCTGGAGAACGCCTCCCTGCTGGAACGGCGGCCGGACGGCCGCTACGCGATGCACGACCTGATCCGCCGCTACGCCACGGACACTGCCCACACCACCCTGCCCGAGGACGTGCGGGAAGCGGCCCTGACCCGGGTGGGGGACTTCCACCTGCACACCGCCCACGCCGCGGACCGTCTCCTGGAACCCCACGGCGCGCTCCTGCCGCCCGAGCCGTCCGCGCCCGGCGTGCATCCGCACCCGCTGCCCGACCCCGCCGCGGCGATGGCCTGGCTGGACGCCGAACACGCCACCCTGCTGGCCACCCAGCGCACCGCCGCCACCCTCGGCCACCACCACACCGTCTGGCACCTGGCCTGGAACCTGCACACCTTCCACCACCGGCGGGGACACCGGCACGACACGGTCACCACATGGCAGGCCGCACTGCACGCCGCCGACCACCTCTCCGACCCCGCCACCCACAGCCGTACCCACCGGAACCTCGGCAATGCCTGCGCCCGGCTGGGCCTGCACGAACAGGCCACCACCCACCTGGAGCAGGCCCTGAACCTGGCCCTGCACCACCACGACCCCACCGACCAGGCCCACACCCACCAGGCACTCGCGATGGCCTGGGGACGACGGGGGGACGAGCGGCAGGCCCTGGAGCATGCCCATCGCGCCCTCGACCTCTTCCGCGCCCTCGACCTGCCAGTGTGGGAAGCCAGCTCGCTCAATCAGGTGGGCTGGCACGCCGCGCGCCTGGGCCGGTTCGACACCGCCCGCGAGCACTGCCGGGCCGCCCTCACCCTGTACCAACACCACCACGATCCCGACGGCGAGGCGAACACCCTGGACAGCCTGGGCTACATCGCCCACCACACCGGCGACTACCACCAGGCCCTCGTCTACTACCAATCCGCTCTCGCCTTATTCCGCGGCATCGGCAACGCCTACGCGGTCGCGGACACCCTCGACAGCCTGGGCCACCCCTACGCCGCCCTCGGCCGGCATGCGCAGGCCCGCACGGTGTGGCGGGAGGCGCTGGAGCTGTACCGGGACCAAGGCCGCGACGCCGACGCCGAGCGCGTCCAACACCAACTCGACGACCTCGACCACACCTGA
- a CDS encoding toll/interleukin-1 receptor domain-containing protein: MFINYRGDDSRAMGELLDRDLAATFGREQVFLDCYSIPPGADFVQELMTRVRCCQVLLVVIDRDWLTVTTPAGGRRIDDPADWIRGEIVEAFAAGVRVVPVLVDDTDTPTEEQLPADLRALARCQAVTVRRRHTRFDVSALIHQLCEVEPTLAPAASSAPSAQDTTITDAPGPRGVNITGGVHGTGAGITIGAATGDHFTLGTPPPSAQQPHNPR, encoded by the coding sequence GTGTTCATCAACTACCGTGGCGACGACAGCCGCGCCATGGGCGAGCTGCTCGACCGCGATCTCGCCGCGACGTTCGGCCGGGAGCAAGTGTTCCTGGACTGCTACTCCATCCCGCCAGGTGCCGACTTCGTTCAAGAACTGATGACACGAGTCCGGTGCTGCCAAGTTTTGCTGGTCGTGATCGACCGCGACTGGCTAACCGTCACCACACCTGCCGGCGGTCGACGAATCGACGACCCAGCTGACTGGATCCGCGGCGAGATCGTGGAGGCATTCGCCGCCGGAGTCCGAGTGGTACCAGTTCTGGTCGACGACACGGACACGCCCACCGAGGAGCAGCTGCCCGCCGACCTGCGGGCACTCGCGCGCTGCCAGGCCGTGACCGTGCGCCGACGTCATACCCGCTTCGACGTCAGCGCCTTGATCCACCAGCTGTGTGAAGTCGAACCCACACTCGCCCCGGCGGCCTCAAGCGCGCCGAGCGCCCAGGACACGACGATCACTGACGCTCCCGGGCCGCGCGGCGTGAACATCACCGGCGGCGTGCACGGCACCGGAGCAGGAATCACGATCGGTGCGGCCACCGGCGACCACTTCACCCTCGGCACACCACCGCCTTCTGCGCAGCAGCCGCACAACCCTCGCTAG
- a CDS encoding zinc-binding dehydrogenase: MRFVDYTTEDVVAAARELAPDGFVGTVDLVGGPSLRTVAPLARDPRDVIAVGDQSVSHIGGRFVERRLDRENLDRAARLALDGLLAPPITAVHPLSDAPAALATVENGHTAGKVVIKVT, translated from the coding sequence GTGCGGTTCGTCGACTACACCACGGAGGACGTCGTCGCCGCGGCCCGTGAGCTGGCCCCCGACGGCTTCGTCGGGACCGTCGACCTGGTCGGCGGCCCTTCGCTGCGGACGGTCGCCCCGCTGGCACGGGACCCCCGCGACGTGATCGCCGTGGGTGACCAGTCCGTGTCCCACATCGGCGGCCGTTTCGTCGAGCGCCGCCTCGACCGCGAGAACCTGGACCGCGCCGCCCGGCTGGCACTCGACGGGCTCCTGGCGCCGCCGATCACGGCGGTCCACCCGCTGTCCGACGCCCCGGCCGCCCTCGCCACCGTCGAGAACGGCCACACCGCGGGCAAGGTCGTCATCAAGGTGACCTGA
- a CDS encoding NB-ARC domain-containing protein, producing MDHLNTSNTLFDDLDPTSARSPETFAGMLRDVRQRAGRTYADLCKSTKRADRPLTQGTLSAIFSGKQLPTVGQAGQILTGCGLAEPQVARWIKVLADLRGQADRTDSARTRAVLGAVEEAEQRADDLAARRAELTTLLAVEEAKCRNLERELGQLRKRPDQARGVGELELLLRRERAYNDELIGELVTTTGDLAALTTSSPHGCGLDLPGRGRRCPLPAVDRIFVGRDSLLDAIGAPGLLWLSGRPGVGTSQVAIHLAHRVAATHDRALYINLRGMSPGHQLSAREAAHDLLDALTGSPWSRHVDEAALYERLQTVLAAADVLLVLDNARDAAHVAPLLRVTGTSTVVVTSRQRTQDFTNTAIHVPVLARTEAVTLLARFAPTADSAVLERIAELCDDLPLALRIVASLIVGRPELIPTVARSLEAEQERLNYLSSPERTVRSAVLLSYHNLAPDVQLAARYLAISFAAVSDIAEMAYGRDSGEAPTALQLHRVVDASLAEYSVTDDDVLIFSVAPLIRLVLVECSAREDEPAAIATFQARTARHMANTLAAVVERQDIVVDTTRARTGLSAASAHQWWDIAEDLARSLIHLHDGLGDLRTLAEVTDILVSAHLANGKPDCAVDAALEIAGTLRLSAAHRVDALAWVQRAAKIAQVHQLPTREVKARMTTSQIAVQLADTETALHAARATLPLLESALTEGEAINPLINIGKLHLFCEQFSEAERYLRRAAEFAERAGDVRNRAASEFALAQSLGGLNRAAEAKLAYKKASILYVATGESDNAAVAQENIADLCDDLHDEVAARAQAVGHWRETADHGRLAAALVNLSALSCSTGRLDVATAALIEADGCALEDRYDLAHEITVRLAALARLRKQPLDPPPDRPGAHELIIRACRSISVSGDTEQLTTLLSHPVLNPDASYDFWLFDGPRTPDNPTALEG from the coding sequence GTGGACCACCTCAACACCTCCAACACGCTGTTTGACGACCTCGATCCCACATCGGCACGGTCGCCCGAGACCTTCGCCGGCATGCTGAGAGACGTCCGGCAGCGGGCCGGCCGGACCTACGCGGACCTCTGCAAATCGACGAAAAGGGCTGACCGGCCGCTCACGCAAGGGACCCTGTCCGCGATCTTCAGCGGCAAGCAGTTGCCGACCGTCGGCCAGGCCGGCCAGATCCTGACCGGCTGCGGACTCGCAGAGCCCCAGGTCGCGCGCTGGATAAAGGTCCTGGCTGACCTGCGGGGGCAGGCCGACAGGACCGACAGCGCGCGGACCCGCGCCGTCCTGGGAGCCGTCGAAGAGGCCGAACAACGCGCCGATGACCTCGCCGCGCGCAGGGCAGAATTGACGACCCTCCTCGCCGTTGAGGAGGCGAAATGCCGCAACCTCGAACGCGAGTTGGGGCAGCTGCGGAAGCGGCCGGACCAGGCTCGTGGCGTCGGCGAGCTGGAGCTGCTGCTGCGACGCGAGCGTGCTTACAATGACGAGCTCATCGGCGAGCTGGTGACGACGACCGGGGACCTCGCGGCCTTGACGACGTCCAGCCCGCACGGCTGCGGCCTGGACCTGCCCGGCCGGGGCCGACGTTGTCCGCTCCCCGCTGTGGATCGCATCTTCGTCGGCCGGGACAGCCTATTGGACGCCATCGGAGCCCCGGGCCTGCTGTGGTTGTCCGGGCGGCCCGGTGTCGGCACATCCCAGGTTGCCATCCACTTGGCCCACCGGGTCGCCGCAACCCACGACCGCGCTCTCTACATCAACCTCCGTGGCATGAGCCCGGGCCACCAGCTCAGTGCGCGCGAAGCCGCACACGACCTCCTCGACGCCCTCACCGGGTCACCGTGGTCGCGCCATGTCGATGAGGCCGCGCTCTACGAACGGCTTCAAACAGTCCTCGCCGCGGCTGACGTTCTGCTCGTCCTCGACAACGCACGCGACGCCGCGCATGTCGCGCCCCTCCTGCGGGTCACCGGCACGAGCACCGTCGTCGTCACCTCCCGCCAGCGAACACAGGACTTTACCAACACCGCGATCCACGTCCCGGTCCTCGCGAGGACGGAGGCTGTCACTCTGCTGGCCCGCTTCGCGCCCACCGCCGACTCCGCGGTCCTCGAACGCATCGCGGAGTTGTGCGACGACCTCCCCCTCGCCTTGCGTATCGTCGCCAGCCTGATCGTGGGCAGACCCGAGCTCATCCCCACGGTGGCACGCAGTCTCGAAGCCGAACAGGAACGTCTAAATTACTTGTCCTCTCCCGAACGAACAGTGCGCAGCGCAGTTCTCCTCAGTTACCACAACCTGGCACCGGACGTCCAGCTCGCAGCCCGTTACCTCGCCATCTCCTTCGCTGCAGTCAGCGACATCGCCGAGATGGCGTACGGAAGGGACAGCGGCGAGGCACCGACCGCGCTGCAACTGCACCGAGTGGTCGACGCGAGCCTCGCCGAATACTCAGTCACCGACGACGACGTCCTCATATTCTCCGTCGCGCCGCTGATCCGGCTCGTCCTCGTCGAATGCTCCGCTCGCGAAGACGAGCCGGCTGCCATTGCCACCTTCCAGGCACGCACGGCCCGGCATATGGCGAATACCCTCGCCGCGGTGGTCGAGCGGCAGGACATCGTCGTCGACACCACCCGCGCCCGCACCGGATTGAGCGCCGCCTCTGCCCACCAGTGGTGGGACATCGCCGAAGACCTCGCACGCAGCTTGATCCACCTGCACGACGGACTCGGCGACCTGCGCACCCTCGCCGAGGTCACCGACATCCTGGTCTCAGCACACCTGGCCAACGGTAAACCGGACTGCGCCGTCGATGCGGCGCTCGAAATCGCCGGCACCCTGCGGCTCAGCGCCGCTCACCGTGTCGACGCCCTCGCCTGGGTACAGCGTGCCGCGAAGATCGCGCAGGTCCACCAGCTACCGACGCGCGAGGTCAAGGCCAGGATGACGACCAGCCAGATCGCAGTCCAGCTGGCGGACACCGAAACCGCCCTGCACGCCGCCCGCGCTACGCTGCCCCTGCTCGAAAGCGCCCTCACCGAGGGCGAGGCGATCAATCCGCTGATCAACATCGGCAAGCTTCACCTGTTCTGCGAGCAGTTTTCGGAAGCCGAACGCTACCTCCGACGCGCGGCGGAGTTCGCGGAACGGGCGGGCGACGTAAGAAACCGAGCCGCGTCGGAGTTTGCCCTCGCGCAGTCGCTCGGTGGACTGAATCGCGCCGCTGAGGCGAAGCTGGCGTACAAAAAGGCATCCATCCTGTACGTCGCCACCGGTGAGTCCGACAATGCGGCCGTGGCCCAAGAAAACATCGCTGATCTCTGCGACGACCTTCACGACGAAGTAGCGGCGCGAGCCCAAGCGGTCGGCCATTGGCGAGAGACAGCGGACCACGGACGACTCGCCGCAGCGCTGGTAAACCTCTCGGCGCTGAGCTGTTCCACCGGTCGGCTCGACGTAGCCACAGCGGCGCTAATCGAAGCGGATGGCTGCGCGCTGGAAGACCGCTACGACCTCGCCCACGAGATCACGGTACGACTGGCCGCACTGGCGCGGCTGCGGAAACAGCCGCTCGACCCGCCGCCCGACCGGCCGGGAGCACATGAACTGATCATCCGGGCATGCCGCAGCATCTCCGTCAGCGGCGATACGGAACAACTCACCACTCTGCTGAGCCATCCCGTGTTGAATCCCGACGCGTCCTACGATTTCTGGCTGTTTGACGGCCCGAGAACTCCAGACAACCCGACAGCGCTCGAAGGGTAG
- a CDS encoding helix-turn-helix domain-containing protein, with amino-acid sequence MWTVAGGRTLSLEDVEAQARCEQGWSIGAIARHLGRDRKTIRRYLSGERAPDQVLLTPHSLSHGPPLIRSPDCQQPLSVLEVRSTARRSATPQLTS; translated from the coding sequence TTGTGGACCGTTGCTGGAGGCCGGACGCTTTCGCTGGAGGACGTGGAGGCCCAGGCCCGGTGTGAGCAGGGGTGGTCGATCGGCGCAATCGCGCGCCACCTCGGCCGTGATCGCAAGACCATCCGCCGATATCTGTCTGGTGAGCGGGCGCCTGACCAGGTCCTTCTCACTCCACACTCGCTCAGCCATGGGCCTCCCTTGATCAGGAGCCCAGACTGTCAACAACCTCTGTCAGTTTTAGAAGTTCGATCAACCGCTCGACGGTCGGCGACTCCACAACTGACTTCTTAG
- a CDS encoding lipopolysaccharide assembly protein LapB produces the protein MHIEPTLSVAAATALDGTSSETTRAHLNALRALHLIGSHGHGYTMDTLTRAAGERIAMKVDPSDSRARAQVRLLDWINEFATDIAETLAPTRPRPETERPGSEDESRDSHADATTSLERERASIAANVRRGARTHLPQVVAILRTLRPHLLIGDSLRDWLHTHEEVRTAAIAAQDHGSEAEVLAGLAQLHHHLGNPDESLKSAHVAVTLFRTTDNQRGVAEALLFVASHYSTIGAHELAIARAREALEIHADIDQPALAARTHLQLGTDLQQANDLTAALGHLTAAADTFQRLPDHRQHAATLLQLGKLARRQNHPDKAAVHLQKSATLHTHHPANHSQTVAVLLELSETSFEQGDFTEAVLRARETVGLCRSPEDHVSSVRAHVTLVRAHAATGRQADAWTESRRTLELIDEVQDEVNEYVREEFTKLELWP, from the coding sequence ATGCACATCGAGCCCACGCTCAGCGTTGCCGCGGCAACGGCGCTGGATGGCACCAGCTCGGAGACGACCCGCGCTCACCTCAACGCTCTGCGTGCTCTGCATTTGATCGGCTCACACGGCCACGGCTACACGATGGACACGTTGACCCGGGCGGCCGGCGAGCGGATCGCCATGAAGGTGGACCCCTCCGACAGCCGAGCTCGCGCGCAGGTCCGCCTGCTCGACTGGATCAACGAGTTCGCCACCGACATCGCCGAGACACTGGCACCCACGCGCCCCCGGCCGGAGACCGAAAGGCCCGGGTCGGAGGACGAATCCCGCGATTCCCACGCTGACGCGACAACATCGCTCGAGCGCGAACGCGCCAGCATCGCCGCGAACGTACGACGGGGAGCACGAACGCACCTTCCCCAGGTTGTCGCCATCCTCCGCACGCTCCGCCCGCATCTGCTGATCGGCGACAGCCTGCGCGACTGGCTCCACACACACGAGGAAGTTCGCACTGCGGCGATCGCCGCACAGGACCACGGCAGCGAAGCCGAGGTGCTCGCCGGACTCGCTCAGCTGCACCACCATCTCGGCAACCCCGACGAATCACTGAAGTCGGCCCACGTCGCCGTCACCCTTTTCCGCACAACAGACAACCAACGCGGCGTCGCCGAGGCCCTCCTATTCGTCGCCTCCCACTACAGCACGATCGGCGCGCACGAACTGGCCATCGCCAGAGCCCGCGAAGCACTGGAGATCCACGCGGACATCGACCAACCCGCCCTGGCAGCCCGCACACACCTTCAACTCGGAACCGACCTGCAACAAGCCAACGACCTCACAGCGGCACTCGGACACCTCACCGCCGCAGCAGACACCTTCCAGCGCCTACCCGACCACCGACAGCACGCAGCAACCCTGCTTCAGCTGGGCAAACTCGCCCGTCGGCAAAACCACCCCGACAAGGCGGCCGTCCACCTGCAGAAATCCGCGACCCTGCACACTCACCACCCGGCCAACCACAGCCAGACCGTAGCGGTACTTCTCGAGCTCAGCGAGACCAGCTTCGAACAAGGAGACTTCACCGAGGCGGTGCTACGCGCACGTGAGACCGTCGGCCTCTGTCGTTCTCCCGAAGACCACGTGAGTTCGGTGCGCGCGCACGTCACACTCGTGCGAGCACACGCCGCAACCGGACGACAGGCTGACGCCTGGACCGAGTCCCGCCGAACGCTGGAGCTGATCGACGAAGTTCAAGACGAGGTGAATGAATATGTCCGAGAAGAATTCACCAAGCTCGAACTATGGCCCTAG
- a CDS encoding BTAD domain-containing putative transcriptional regulator, with the protein MELNILGSVELRLDDQTVDFKRAKERFLLGVLAMRHGKLVNVQTVIDALWDDPPLHARKTLHAYVSRLRATLRGTGGDSEILTQDGGYKFVRGQDSLDYLRFKDLVRAGRAARETNELDTAAEALDQAVTLWRGDVVAGLNTSWMERQREDMEDRELLPAYQALCTIELQRGNLHEVLKRLDAVPERHEQDVTFAALRLSALDGLGRFEDFDACWRQIWDRCAESYGTSPPRELQEHYRKLLQERELVEPADHRRTQAALRAIPPAQLPLTVSEFIDRPAHLAELEKLLVKAQMNGPTSTLVIVITGPVGVGKTQLGLHWAHTIQEQFPYGQLYADLSGYSPTPARSPDDVLVELLESLGVAAPDIPISPRLRGHQLRTKLAGRRILLFLDNALNSEQVIPLLPGSAASVVIVTSRHRLTDLVNDHGAYRLTVARFTPAETAQLLTALVPDLHAPAGNFTAEAANHLTGGLPRAIRILADALTTTTAPADPPAPGDLLPGRRNRQPDAAGIDRVVL; encoded by the coding sequence ATGGAGTTGAACATCCTGGGCAGCGTGGAGCTGCGGCTTGACGACCAGACAGTCGACTTCAAGCGTGCGAAGGAACGCTTCCTGCTCGGTGTGCTGGCGATGCGGCACGGCAAGCTCGTGAACGTTCAGACAGTCATCGACGCGCTCTGGGATGACCCACCCCTGCATGCCAGAAAAACTCTCCACGCCTACGTCAGCCGGCTGCGGGCCACTCTTCGCGGAACCGGGGGCGACAGCGAGATCCTCACTCAAGACGGGGGCTACAAGTTCGTCCGAGGGCAGGACTCCCTTGACTACCTCCGGTTCAAGGATCTCGTCCGCGCCGGCCGAGCAGCTCGCGAGACGAACGAGCTCGACACAGCCGCTGAGGCGCTCGACCAGGCAGTCACGCTGTGGCGTGGAGACGTCGTCGCAGGCCTGAACACAAGCTGGATGGAACGCCAGCGTGAAGACATGGAAGACCGGGAGCTGCTACCCGCCTACCAGGCCTTGTGCACCATCGAGTTGCAGCGGGGCAACCTCCACGAAGTGCTGAAACGGCTTGATGCTGTGCCGGAACGGCACGAGCAGGATGTCACCTTCGCGGCGTTGCGGCTCAGCGCGCTGGATGGACTCGGACGGTTCGAGGATTTCGACGCCTGCTGGAGACAGATCTGGGACAGGTGCGCCGAGTCGTACGGCACCAGCCCACCTCGAGAGTTGCAGGAACACTACAGAAAGCTTCTCCAGGAACGCGAGCTGGTCGAACCTGCTGATCACCGCCGCACCCAAGCTGCGCTACGCGCCATTCCGCCCGCCCAGCTCCCACTCACCGTCAGTGAATTCATCGATCGGCCCGCTCATCTTGCGGAGCTGGAGAAGTTGCTGGTCAAGGCACAGATGAACGGGCCGACGTCAACCCTGGTCATCGTGATCACCGGGCCGGTCGGCGTCGGAAAGACTCAACTCGGGCTGCACTGGGCCCACACGATCCAGGAGCAGTTCCCCTATGGGCAGCTCTACGCCGACCTCTCCGGCTACTCCCCCACCCCCGCGCGCAGCCCGGACGACGTACTGGTTGAGCTGCTCGAATCGCTAGGAGTTGCTGCGCCGGACATTCCGATTTCACCGAGGTTGCGGGGCCACCAGCTGCGAACGAAGCTGGCGGGACGTCGAATTCTGCTGTTCCTGGACAACGCGCTCAACTCCGAACAGGTGATACCGCTCCTGCCGGGCAGCGCCGCCTCCGTGGTGATCGTGACCAGTCGCCACCGCCTGACCGATCTCGTCAACGATCACGGCGCCTACCGGCTGACCGTCGCAAGATTCACACCCGCCGAGACCGCGCAACTGCTGACGGCACTGGTCCCCGACCTGCACGCGCCGGCCGGCAACTTCACGGCCGAGGCCGCCAATCACTTGACAGGTGGCCTTCCCCGAGCCATCCGGATTCTCGCCGACGCCCTTACCACCACAACGGCGCCAGCCGACCCGCCTGCCCCTGGCGATCTGCTCCCTGGCCGGCGAAACAGACAGCCGGACGCTGCTGGCATCGATCGCGTGGTCCTATGA